A single region of the Pseudomonas sp. VD-NE ins genome encodes:
- a CDS encoding TIGR04255 family protein, protein MADRAGVLANAPLIYTLSVVRFSPLLLLSKMIPEIQHKLRDCLPEYFQMARSISPSPNMEPNSWAFLDRELKYACVLSQDHLVLQSISYLHFDEHRELFKRCLNAVVEFAGNLDVLGIGMRYVDRIEPLEGECLSQYLPVELLPLENAQIPIMKAGKVTKPAGVSTTTYHFDPEFLHIRCWRQQGMWVPEDVMELAMVFEIARQTRHTHTSQRMGQSITSVFQPTSASGALLDTDAYLPFAPTERLQTSDVVERLEGLHTMANTAFRSVATDYAFQAWSMKS, encoded by the coding sequence ATGGCTGATCGTGCTGGCGTGCTAGCTAATGCGCCCCTGATCTACACCTTGAGCGTTGTCAGATTCTCGCCCTTGCTCCTGCTTTCGAAAATGATTCCAGAAATTCAGCACAAGCTGAGAGACTGCCTTCCTGAGTATTTCCAGATGGCCCGGTCAATTTCGCCTAGCCCGAACATGGAGCCAAACTCTTGGGCGTTTCTTGATCGAGAGCTGAAGTACGCCTGTGTTTTGAGCCAAGACCATTTAGTACTGCAGAGCATTTCATACCTGCATTTCGACGAACACCGCGAGCTTTTTAAGAGGTGTCTGAACGCTGTAGTCGAATTCGCGGGAAATCTCGATGTACTAGGCATAGGCATGCGTTACGTCGACAGAATTGAGCCATTAGAAGGCGAATGCCTATCACAATATCTGCCCGTTGAGCTTCTCCCCCTTGAGAATGCTCAAATACCGATCATGAAAGCAGGAAAGGTCACCAAACCAGCGGGAGTCTCTACCACGACCTACCACTTTGATCCCGAATTTCTCCATATCAGATGCTGGCGCCAGCAGGGCATGTGGGTGCCAGAAGATGTGATGGAACTTGCAATGGTCTTTGAGATAGCTCGACAGACTCGACATACGCACACCTCTCAAAGAATGGGCCAGTCAATCACCTCGGTATTTCAGCCAACAAGCGCTTCCGGCGCGCTCTTGGACACAGATGCGTATTTACCATTCGCACCCACAGAGCGATTGCAAACGAGTGACGTCGTTGAGCGACTTGAAGGTCTGCACACTATGGCCAATACTGCTTTTAGAAGTGTGGCTACCGATTATGCTTTTCAGGCATGGAGCATGAAATCATGA
- a CDS encoding AlpA family transcriptional regulator has product MTEGIDRFLRLDEVLHITGLSCATVYRRMKEGTFPKQIRIGPNSVAWRQSAIAKWMFDLSQSD; this is encoded by the coding sequence ATGACAGAGGGCATCGATCGTTTTCTACGCCTCGATGAGGTGCTTCATATTACCGGGCTCAGTTGCGCCACAGTTTATCGTCGGATGAAGGAAGGCACCTTCCCAAAACAGATCAGGATAGGCCCCAACTCGGTGGCCTGGCGGCAGTCAGCAATCGCTAAATGGATGTTCGATCTGAGCCAGAGTGATTGA